Proteins from a single region of Bdellovibrio bacteriovorus HD100:
- a CDS encoding carboxylesterase/lipase family protein, with protein sequence MRSLAYSALLLVLFTCWTLNSHAAAPFARLADGKIQGLRTAHNTEAFLGIPYAEPPVGYLRWKAPRSPAPWIGTLNATKLPVACPQKGNFFANVPPEKFGTPVGNEDCLYLNVWKPFAAKKRPVVLWIHGGSNFKGTSADPLYDGAWLASSSDVVFVSANYRLGMLGALAHEALNKGSKWDSSGNYVTLDLVAVLKWIHANIESFGGDPDNITIMGQSAGCMNVWGLLQTPLTKDLFHRAVCSAGVPNAYPRWVAETRSEDFIENLVVNAGLVKEKSQAEAYLLAKGTKWIRQFLYSRTTEELVQAQEYIVPFQHFKDDAVFPHGVEGILFGNFHRVPLILGLTTDEATYLLGGALIKPTDKELWSLIQNPPADLKEEDLIKDNKVTLYHSSTAAGSLAMQMTMEEIFWAVKAYNPQTYRYSFEWKETPSPWKEVFGAVHGMDAMFYLGNFETEKPSFARFAWTEQNRQSREALRDSMAPYFKSFFWDGNPNTQLPAQAPVWDGRMVFK encoded by the coding sequence ATGCGATCACTTGCTTACTCTGCTCTTTTGCTGGTCTTGTTTACCTGCTGGACTTTGAACTCCCACGCAGCGGCCCCTTTCGCGCGATTGGCTGATGGTAAAATCCAAGGCCTTCGTACTGCTCACAACACCGAAGCCTTTCTTGGAATCCCTTATGCAGAACCGCCGGTGGGTTATCTTCGCTGGAAAGCGCCCAGATCCCCGGCCCCTTGGATTGGCACTCTCAACGCCACAAAACTTCCTGTCGCCTGCCCTCAAAAAGGAAATTTCTTTGCCAATGTGCCGCCAGAAAAATTCGGAACTCCGGTTGGCAACGAAGACTGTCTGTATCTGAATGTATGGAAACCCTTCGCGGCGAAAAAACGCCCGGTGGTTTTGTGGATTCACGGCGGATCGAATTTCAAAGGCACGTCCGCGGATCCTCTTTATGACGGCGCATGGCTGGCATCATCTTCGGATGTTGTTTTTGTCAGTGCCAACTATCGACTGGGCATGCTGGGCGCACTAGCGCACGAGGCTTTGAACAAAGGCAGCAAGTGGGACAGTTCCGGCAACTATGTGACTCTTGATTTGGTCGCCGTTCTGAAATGGATTCACGCCAATATTGAAAGCTTCGGCGGAGATCCTGACAACATCACCATCATGGGTCAATCCGCTGGCTGCATGAATGTGTGGGGGCTTTTGCAAACGCCCCTTACCAAAGATCTTTTCCACCGTGCGGTTTGTTCTGCGGGTGTGCCGAATGCCTATCCTCGCTGGGTGGCGGAAACCCGTTCTGAAGACTTCATCGAAAATCTGGTGGTGAATGCCGGCTTGGTGAAAGAAAAATCCCAAGCGGAAGCGTATCTGCTAGCTAAGGGCACCAAGTGGATCCGTCAGTTCCTGTATTCCCGCACCACCGAAGAACTGGTGCAGGCCCAAGAATACATCGTGCCGTTTCAGCACTTCAAAGATGACGCCGTTTTCCCGCATGGGGTGGAGGGCATCTTATTCGGGAACTTCCACCGCGTTCCGCTGATCTTGGGTTTAACCACCGATGAAGCGACTTATCTTTTGGGTGGCGCCCTGATCAAACCCACCGACAAAGAGCTGTGGTCCCTGATTCAAAATCCTCCAGCAGATCTGAAAGAGGAAGACCTTATCAAAGACAACAAGGTGACTCTGTACCACTCCAGCACTGCCGCCGGGTCCCTGGCGATGCAGATGACGATGGAAGAAATCTTCTGGGCGGTGAAAGCTTACAACCCACAGACCTATCGTTATTCCTTTGAATGGAAAGAAACCCCCTCCCCGTGGAAAGAAGTTTTTGGCGCTGTGCACGGCATGGATGCGATGTTCTACCTGGGGAACTTTGAAACCGAAAAGCCCAGCTTTGCCCGATTTGCATGGACGGAACAGAATCGTCAGTCCCGGGAGGCCTTAAGGGACTCGATGGCACCCTACTTCAAATCCTTCTTCTGGGACGGAAATCCCAACACCCAGCTCCCCGCCCAAGCGCCTGTCTGGGACGGCCGAATGGTCTTTAAATAG
- a CDS encoding xanthine dehydrogenase small subunit, whose product MSENKIRNEIHVFINGAEHRISGEKAFLPLAQYLRYHSSLPGTKVVCAEGDCGACTVLSAKLENNTWSEFQAINSCIAPMYLFDMGSLVTVEGLSEQENLSEVQNKMREFHGGQCGYCTPGMVCSLSSLAEKSACSGKAITEKKARNFLTGNLCRCTGYEPILAAATNLDLSKWKSLSDKYLTDSQKNQFRPLASDSLMIEAGAKKFTAPANFQVATEQKSKSPQTRLVAGATDLGVLHNKGKAFMDDVMSLHKITDTNEIKMTADGVWVGARVTLTALENFLEDKLPELSRLLRIFASPQIKNQATLVGNVMNGSPIGDSIPALLALDAEVHLQSTKGLRKVALPKFYKAYKVFDVTADEIATGILIPVPGPEWKSKFFKVSLRKDLDISAVTFAALLKVDGNTISDARIAMGGVGPTVVRLSEIESAMKGQAFSEDTFARMGEKVRTLIKPISDLRATDEYRLKVAENLFKKCHIELQQEMTACP is encoded by the coding sequence ATGTCTGAAAACAAAATTCGCAACGAAATTCATGTCTTTATCAACGGCGCTGAACACCGCATCTCAGGTGAAAAAGCCTTCCTTCCGCTAGCCCAGTACTTACGCTATCACAGCTCCCTTCCAGGAACCAAAGTGGTGTGCGCAGAAGGCGACTGCGGTGCCTGCACGGTGCTTTCGGCAAAACTTGAAAACAACACCTGGTCTGAATTCCAAGCCATCAATTCCTGCATCGCCCCGATGTACCTTTTCGACATGGGCTCACTGGTCACAGTGGAAGGTCTTTCTGAGCAGGAAAACTTGAGCGAAGTGCAAAACAAGATGCGCGAATTCCACGGCGGTCAATGCGGTTACTGCACGCCGGGAATGGTGTGTTCGTTGTCTTCACTGGCAGAAAAAAGCGCGTGTTCAGGAAAAGCCATCACCGAGAAAAAAGCCCGCAACTTCCTGACCGGGAATTTGTGCCGTTGCACCGGATATGAACCGATTCTGGCGGCTGCGACCAATCTGGATCTGTCAAAATGGAAGTCTCTGTCTGACAAGTACTTGACGGACAGTCAGAAAAACCAATTCCGACCCCTGGCCTCTGATTCTTTGATGATTGAAGCCGGCGCCAAAAAATTCACCGCCCCGGCGAACTTCCAGGTAGCGACCGAGCAAAAATCCAAATCCCCACAAACTCGTCTGGTGGCCGGTGCCACTGATTTGGGCGTTTTGCACAACAAAGGCAAAGCCTTCATGGATGACGTGATGAGCTTGCACAAAATCACCGACACCAATGAAATCAAAATGACCGCTGACGGGGTGTGGGTCGGAGCCCGCGTCACCCTGACAGCCCTGGAAAACTTCCTGGAAGACAAACTGCCAGAGCTTTCGCGCCTGCTGCGCATCTTCGCTTCACCGCAAATCAAAAACCAAGCCACTCTGGTCGGTAACGTCATGAACGGCTCCCCGATTGGTGACAGCATCCCTGCCCTTTTGGCGCTGGATGCAGAAGTGCACTTGCAGTCCACCAAAGGTCTTCGCAAAGTGGCTTTGCCAAAGTTTTATAAGGCCTACAAAGTCTTTGACGTGACTGCGGATGAGATTGCCACGGGGATTCTGATCCCGGTGCCGGGACCTGAATGGAAGTCCAAGTTCTTTAAAGTGTCCCTGCGTAAAGACCTGGATATTTCTGCGGTGACCTTTGCCGCTTTGCTAAAAGTCGATGGCAATACCATCAGTGACGCCCGCATCGCCATGGGCGGTGTCGGCCCCACAGTGGTTCGTTTAAGCGAGATTGAATCCGCGATGAAGGGACAAGCCTTCAGCGAAGACACCTTTGCCCGTATGGGTGAAAAGGTGCGCACTTTGATCAAGCCTATTTCAGATCTTCGCGCCACGGATGAATACCGCCTGAAGGTCGCCGAGAATTTATTCAAGAAATGCCATATTGAACTTCAACAGGAAATGACAGCATGTCCGTAG